One genomic region from Streptomyces sp. NBC_00582 encodes:
- a CDS encoding MMPL family transporter — protein MKGTAHLVCGRRAKWLVLGVWLVVLFFMAPFASKLTGAQDNDAASWLPGSAESTQVLEISKGFRPEQIPAVVVYARDDGLTARDRAQITADAVQLRRLTDHGIRGAETRGPVYDRQVDPRAAQIYVPITMDEKGWSRISPAVDSIRDVVGKGGAGLAVHITGPGGTSADFAKAFEGIDSTLLVAAMGVVIVMLLITYRSPTLLLVPLIGVVVALFTAQALIYFLAHYAGLTVNGQSAGILTVLVFGAGTDYALLLVARYREELRRHEDRHEAMALALHRAGPAVLASGATVVLSMLVLTAAEMNSTAGLGPVAAIGVAVALLAMMTLFPALLVICGRWIFWPVIPHFGSPDPTERGFWARTGRGIARRPRMIWIVTALVLGVCSLGLIQLRAEGISNADAFTGTPDSITGQKVSEKYFPAGSGDPLVIVSNQAQARRVGATVAATDGVVPTSLGLPPGTKPLHDGKVLFEATMTAPSDSEAAKQTVERVRDAVHAVPDADAQVGGGTAALLDADRATTHDNILIIPLVLGVVLLILCGLLRALVAPLLLVGTVILSFAAALGISALAFRHVFDYAGESTDFPLFVFVFLVALGIDYNIFLTTRVREEAMRQGTRTGVVTGLAATGSVITSAGLVLAGTFAALGTLPMVGFAEIGFAVALGVLLDTFVVRSVLVTALFLDVGPRVWWPHRLAREDGRAVTEGAPEPATRSGR, from the coding sequence ATGAAGGGCACCGCGCATCTTGTCTGTGGGCGGCGGGCGAAGTGGCTGGTGCTCGGGGTGTGGCTGGTCGTGCTGTTCTTCATGGCGCCGTTCGCCTCCAAGCTCACCGGGGCGCAGGACAACGACGCGGCGTCCTGGCTGCCGGGGTCGGCGGAGTCGACCCAGGTGCTGGAGATCTCGAAGGGGTTCCGGCCGGAGCAGATTCCCGCGGTCGTCGTGTACGCCCGGGACGACGGGCTGACGGCGCGGGACCGGGCGCAGATCACCGCGGACGCGGTGCAGCTCAGGCGGCTCACGGACCATGGGATCCGGGGGGCCGAGACACGCGGCCCGGTCTACGACCGACAGGTGGATCCACGTGCCGCGCAGATCTACGTGCCGATCACGATGGACGAGAAGGGCTGGTCGCGGATCTCGCCGGCCGTCGACTCGATCCGTGACGTCGTCGGCAAGGGCGGCGCGGGGCTGGCCGTGCACATCACCGGTCCGGGCGGCACCTCCGCCGACTTCGCGAAGGCCTTCGAGGGCATCGACTCGACGCTGCTGGTGGCGGCGATGGGTGTCGTCATCGTGATGCTCCTGATCACCTACCGCAGTCCGACCCTGCTGCTGGTCCCGCTGATCGGCGTGGTGGTCGCGCTGTTCACGGCGCAGGCGCTGATCTACTTCCTGGCGCACTACGCGGGGCTGACCGTGAACGGTCAGAGCGCCGGCATTCTGACGGTCCTGGTGTTCGGCGCCGGGACGGACTACGCGCTGCTGCTCGTGGCCCGCTACCGGGAGGAGTTGCGCCGGCACGAGGACCGCCACGAGGCGATGGCGCTGGCCCTGCACCGGGCGGGCCCGGCGGTGCTGGCCTCCGGTGCCACGGTGGTGCTGAGCATGCTGGTCCTGACGGCCGCGGAGATGAACTCCACCGCCGGCCTGGGACCGGTGGCGGCCATCGGCGTGGCGGTCGCGCTGCTCGCGATGATGACCCTCTTCCCGGCCCTGCTGGTGATCTGCGGCCGCTGGATCTTCTGGCCGGTGATCCCCCACTTCGGCTCCCCCGATCCGACCGAGCGCGGGTTCTGGGCCCGGACCGGCCGGGGCATCGCCCGCCGCCCGCGCATGATCTGGATCGTGACCGCGCTGGTCCTCGGCGTCTGCTCGCTGGGCCTGATCCAGCTCCGAGCGGAGGGCATCAGCAACGCGGACGCCTTCACCGGCACACCGGACTCGATCACCGGCCAGAAGGTGTCCGAGAAGTACTTCCCGGCAGGCAGCGGTGACCCGCTGGTGATCGTCTCCAACCAGGCCCAGGCCCGCCGGGTGGGCGCGACGGTCGCCGCCACGGACGGTGTCGTACCGACCTCGCTCGGGCTGCCGCCCGGCACGAAACCGCTCCATGACGGCAAGGTGCTGTTCGAGGCGACGATGACCGCGCCGTCCGACAGCGAGGCCGCCAAACAGACGGTGGAGCGGGTCCGGGACGCGGTGCACGCGGTGCCCGACGCCGACGCGCAGGTGGGCGGCGGTACGGCGGCGCTGCTGGACGCGGACCGGGCGACCACGCACGACAACATCCTGATCATCCCGCTGGTCCTGGGCGTGGTCCTGCTGATCCTGTGCGGTCTGCTGCGCGCCCTGGTCGCCCCGCTGCTGCTGGTCGGGACGGTGATCCTGTCCTTCGCGGCGGCCCTCGGCATCAGCGCGCTGGCGTTCCGGCACGTCTTCGACTACGCGGGCGAGTCGACGGACTTCCCGTTGTTCGTGTTCGTGTTCCTGGTCGCCCTCGGCATCGACTACAACATCTTCCTCACCACCCGTGTCCGGGAGGAGGCGATGCGTCAGGGCACCCGTACGGGCGTGGTGACGGGCCTCGCCGCGACGGGTTCGGTCATCACCTCGGCGGGCCTGGTGCTGGCCGGCACCTTCGCCGCCCTCGGCACACTGCCCATGGTGGGCTTCGCCGAGATCGGCTTCGCGGTCGCCCTGGGCGTCCTGCTGGACACCTTCGTCGTACGGTCGGTGCTGGTCACGGCGCTGTTCCTGGACGTGGGCCCGAGGGTGTGGTGGCCCCATCGGCTGGCCCGGGAGGACGGCCGGGCGGTGACGGAGGGCGCGCCGGAGCCCGCCACCCGCTCGGGCCGCTGA
- the rpe gene encoding ribulose-phosphate 3-epimerase — MAAQINPSILSADFARLADEAKAVEGADWLHVDVMDNHFVPNLTLGVPVVESLARATDTPLDCHLMIEAPDRWAPQYVEAGASSVTFHVEAAAAPVRLAREIRAKGARASMALKPATPIEPYEDLLPELDMLLIMTVEPGFGGQAFLDIMLPKIRRTRELISKHGLELWLQVDGGVAASTIERCAEAGADVFVAGSAVYGAEDPAEAVRALRAQAEAATAKASWACAH, encoded by the coding sequence ATGGCCGCGCAGATCAACCCCAGCATTCTGTCCGCCGACTTCGCCCGCCTCGCGGACGAGGCGAAGGCGGTCGAAGGAGCCGACTGGCTCCACGTCGACGTCATGGACAACCATTTCGTCCCGAACCTCACCCTCGGTGTGCCGGTCGTAGAGTCCCTGGCCCGTGCGACGGACACCCCGTTGGACTGCCATCTGATGATCGAGGCCCCCGATCGCTGGGCCCCGCAGTACGTCGAGGCGGGTGCCTCGTCCGTCACCTTCCACGTCGAGGCGGCCGCCGCGCCGGTGCGACTCGCCCGCGAGATCCGCGCGAAGGGCGCCCGTGCCTCCATGGCGCTCAAGCCCGCGACGCCCATCGAGCCGTACGAGGACCTGCTGCCCGAACTCGACATGCTGCTGATCATGACGGTCGAGCCGGGCTTCGGGGGCCAGGCGTTCCTCGACATCATGCTGCCGAAGATCCGCCGTACCCGCGAGTTGATCAGCAAGCACGGCCTCGAGCTGTGGCTCCAGGTCGACGGCGGTGTCGCGGCCTCGACGATCGAGCGGTGCGCGGAGGCCGGCGCGGACGTCTTCGTCGCCGGATCCGCGGTCTACGGCGCCGAGGACCCCGCCGAGGCGGTCCGCGCCCTGCGCGCCCAGGCCGAGGCCGCGACCGCGAAGGCGAGCTGGGCCTGCGCCCACTGA
- a CDS encoding sugar-binding transcriptional regulator has translation MNSSEEIAVSGMSAGRSAMRMGPAELVQAAAMARRFYLEGKSKIQIAEEFGVSRFKVARVLETALERDLVRIEIRVPAELDAERSDALRARYGLRHAVVVESPAEAEDSPDPENLGEVAADLLGELVNEGDVLGLAWGRSTIHMAAALDRLPPCTVVQLTGVYDAGTAERGSVEAVRRAAQVSGGDAHPIYAPMLLPDAATAAALRNQTGIARAFEYFDKVTVACVSIGSWEPGISTVHDMLSDEERAHYASLGVAAEMSAHLFDAEGRRVGRDLGERCITVKADQLRRIPEVVAIAGGQRKAAAIDAVLRSGLVTSLVTDTSAADYLMTAGPTPKPALNRADPDGI, from the coding sequence GTGAACAGCAGTGAGGAGATCGCCGTGTCGGGTATGTCGGCGGGCCGGTCAGCCATGCGGATGGGACCCGCAGAGCTGGTGCAGGCGGCGGCCATGGCCCGCCGCTTCTACCTCGAGGGCAAGTCCAAGATCCAGATCGCGGAGGAGTTCGGCGTCAGCCGCTTCAAGGTGGCCCGGGTCCTGGAGACCGCCCTCGAACGGGATCTCGTACGGATCGAGATCCGCGTGCCGGCCGAGCTGGACGCCGAGCGCTCCGACGCGCTCCGCGCCCGCTACGGCCTGCGGCACGCCGTGGTGGTCGAGTCCCCGGCCGAGGCCGAGGACTCGCCCGACCCCGAGAACCTGGGAGAGGTGGCCGCCGACCTGCTCGGCGAACTCGTGAACGAGGGGGACGTGCTGGGCCTGGCCTGGGGCCGCTCCACCATCCACATGGCGGCGGCCCTGGACCGGCTGCCGCCCTGCACGGTGGTGCAGCTCACGGGCGTCTACGACGCGGGGACCGCCGAGCGCGGCTCCGTCGAGGCCGTCCGGCGCGCCGCCCAGGTGTCCGGCGGCGACGCGCACCCCATCTACGCGCCGATGCTGCTGCCGGACGCGGCCACCGCGGCCGCGCTGCGCAACCAGACCGGGATCGCCCGGGCCTTCGAGTACTTCGACAAGGTCACGGTCGCCTGTGTCTCCATCGGCTCCTGGGAGCCCGGCATCTCGACGGTGCACGACATGCTCAGCGACGAGGAGCGGGCCCACTACGCCTCGCTCGGTGTCGCCGCCGAGATGTCCGCGCACCTCTTCGACGCCGAGGGCCGCCGGGTCGGACGGGACCTGGGCGAGCGGTGCATCACCGTCAAGGCCGACCAGCTCCGCCGTATCCCCGAGGTCGTCGCGATCGCGGGCGGGCAGCGCAAGGCGGCCGCGATCGACGCCGTGCTGCGGTCCGGACTCGTCACCAGCCTGGTCACGGACACCTCCGCGGCCGACTATCTGATGACGGCGGGACCGACCCCGAAGCCGGCGCTCAACCGGGCCGACCCGGACGGGATCTGA
- a CDS encoding barstar family protein → MTEHMLTLDLDGVMDKAALMDRCVRDLELPDWFGRNWDALADSLTDLPEGPESGPVLVVVRNWQSYAKARPEEWEIAQEVFSSAVRNVPALSVVLALGGSS, encoded by the coding sequence ATGACGGAGCACATGCTCACGCTGGACCTCGACGGGGTCATGGACAAGGCGGCCCTGATGGACCGGTGTGTCCGGGACCTCGAACTGCCCGACTGGTTCGGCCGCAACTGGGACGCCCTCGCCGACAGCCTCACCGACCTGCCCGAGGGCCCCGAGTCCGGGCCGGTGCTGGTCGTCGTACGGAACTGGCAGTCGTACGCGAAGGCGCGGCCGGAGGAGTGGGAGATCGCGCAGGAGGTGTTCTCCTCGGCGGTGAGGAATGTGCCCGCGCTCTCCGTGGTGCTCGCTCTCGGAGGATCCTCCTAA
- a CDS encoding GuaB1 family IMP dehydrogenase-related protein has protein sequence MRFLNDIQPAYDLTYDDVFMVPSRSAVGSRQGVDLSSPDGTGTTIPLVVANMTAVAGRRMAETMARRGGLVVIPQDIPIDVVTDVVTWVKSRHLVLDTPIVLAPHQTVADALALLPKRAHNAGVVVDEDFRPVGVVTDQDLSGVDRFTQLEVVMSRDLLLLDADIDPREAFNTLDAANRRYAPAVDGDGRLAGILTRKGALRATLYTPAVDARGKLRIAAAVGINGDVAGKAKQLLDAGVDTLVIDTAHGHQESMISAIRTVRALDPQVPIAAGNIVSAEGVKDLIEAGADIIKVGVGPGAMCTTRMMTGVGRPQFSAVLECAAEAKKYGKHVWADGGVRHPRDVAMALAAGASNVMIGSWFAGTYESPGDLQHDANGRPYKESFGMASARAVRNRTSEESAYDRARKALFEEGISTSRMFLDPARPGVEDLVDSIIAGVRSSCTYAGAGSLEEFADKAVVGVQSAAGYAEGKPLHASW, from the coding sequence GTGCGTTTCCTCAACGACATCCAGCCCGCGTACGACCTCACCTACGACGACGTCTTCATGGTGCCGAGCCGCAGCGCGGTCGGGTCGCGGCAGGGGGTGGACCTCTCCTCCCCGGACGGCACGGGCACCACGATCCCGCTGGTCGTCGCCAACATGACGGCCGTCGCCGGCCGCCGGATGGCCGAGACGATGGCCCGGCGCGGTGGACTCGTCGTGATCCCGCAGGACATCCCGATCGACGTCGTCACCGATGTCGTCACCTGGGTCAAGAGCCGCCATCTGGTCCTGGACACGCCGATCGTGCTCGCCCCGCACCAGACCGTCGCGGACGCCCTCGCGCTGCTGCCCAAGCGCGCGCACAACGCGGGCGTCGTCGTCGACGAGGACTTCCGGCCGGTCGGTGTCGTCACCGACCAGGACCTCAGTGGCGTCGACCGCTTCACCCAGCTCGAGGTCGTCATGTCCCGCGACCTGCTGCTCCTCGACGCCGACATCGACCCCCGCGAGGCGTTCAACACCCTCGACGCGGCCAACCGGCGGTACGCGCCCGCCGTGGACGGCGACGGCCGCCTCGCCGGCATCCTGACCCGCAAGGGCGCCCTGCGCGCCACGCTGTACACGCCCGCCGTCGACGCGCGCGGCAAGCTGCGCATCGCCGCCGCCGTCGGGATCAACGGCGATGTCGCGGGCAAGGCCAAGCAGCTCCTCGACGCGGGCGTCGACACGCTCGTCATCGACACCGCGCACGGCCACCAGGAGTCGATGATCAGCGCGATCCGCACCGTGCGCGCGCTCGACCCCCAGGTGCCGATCGCGGCCGGCAACATCGTCTCCGCCGAAGGCGTCAAGGACCTGATCGAGGCGGGCGCGGACATCATCAAGGTCGGCGTGGGCCCCGGCGCCATGTGCACCACCCGGATGATGACCGGGGTGGGGCGGCCGCAGTTCTCGGCGGTGCTGGAGTGCGCCGCCGAGGCGAAGAAGTACGGCAAGCACGTGTGGGCCGACGGGGGTGTCCGCCACCCGCGTGACGTCGCCATGGCGCTGGCCGCCGGGGCGTCCAACGTGATGATCGGTTCCTGGTTCGCGGGGACGTACGAGTCGCCGGGCGACCTCCAGCACGACGCGAACGGGCGGCCGTACAAGGAGTCCTTCGGGATGGCCTCGGCGCGGGCCGTGCGCAACCGTACGTCGGAGGAGTCCGCCTACGACCGGGCGCGCAAGGCGCTGTTCGAGGAGGGCATCTCGACGTCCCGGATGTTCCTCGACCCGGCCCGGCCCGGGGTGGAGGATCTGGTGGACTCGATCATCGCGGGGGTGCGGTCCTCGTGCACCTATGCCGGTGCGGGGTCTCTGGAGGAGTTCGCCGACAAGGCCGTGGTGGGTGTGCAGAGCGCTGCCGGCTATGCGGAGGGCAAGCCGTTGCACGCCAGCTGGTAG
- a CDS encoding amino acid permease, giving the protein MLDQSAPPKERTQGVPTSPGFGGRLMRRKPVERLVAEGGQGEGGALRRSLGLWQLTMISIGATLGTGIFVVLGEAVPKAGPAVTLSFVIAGLTALFSALSYAELAGTIPVAGSSYSYAYATMGELIAWICGWCLVLEYGVSVAAVAVGWGEYLNELLDGTVGVTIPDALSAPPGDGGVFNLPALIVVLLAMAFLLGGARESARANTVMVAVKIAALVLFCAIGVQGFRSGNYAHFMPLGMAGVSAAGATLFFSYIGFDAASTAGEEAKNAQRDLPRAIMLSLVIVTALYVLVAAVAVGAQPWRRFGDFEAALAQIMRDVTGQSFWATLLAFCAVVAIASVVLTVLYGQTRILFAMSRDGLVPKVFSRVHPRTGTPRANTLIVSLFCGVLAAAIPLGQLADATSIGTLFAFALVNVAVVVLRRTRPEMPRTFRVPLSPVLPALGFAFCVWMMGSLSAVTWVVFGVWMAVGLVFYFVYGQRRSRLATPAPAEK; this is encoded by the coding sequence GTGCTAGACCAAAGCGCACCCCCGAAGGAACGCACCCAGGGCGTCCCCACGTCCCCGGGGTTCGGTGGGCGGCTCATGCGGCGCAAGCCCGTGGAACGGCTGGTCGCCGAGGGCGGCCAGGGTGAGGGAGGGGCGCTGCGGCGGTCCCTCGGGCTGTGGCAGCTCACCATGATCAGCATCGGGGCGACGCTCGGCACCGGCATCTTCGTCGTCCTCGGCGAGGCCGTTCCGAAGGCGGGTCCGGCCGTCACCCTGTCCTTCGTGATCGCCGGTCTCACGGCGCTCTTCTCGGCCCTGTCCTACGCCGAGCTGGCCGGCACGATCCCGGTCGCCGGGTCCTCCTACTCGTACGCGTACGCGACGATGGGTGAGCTGATCGCCTGGATCTGCGGCTGGTGTCTGGTCCTGGAGTACGGCGTGTCGGTCGCGGCCGTCGCCGTCGGCTGGGGCGAGTACCTGAACGAACTGCTCGACGGGACCGTCGGGGTGACCATCCCCGACGCGCTGTCGGCGCCGCCGGGTGACGGGGGCGTCTTCAATCTGCCCGCCCTGATCGTCGTCCTGCTGGCGATGGCGTTCCTGCTCGGCGGGGCCCGGGAGTCCGCGCGCGCCAACACCGTCATGGTGGCCGTGAAGATCGCAGCGCTGGTGCTGTTCTGCGCGATCGGCGTGCAGGGCTTCCGCTCCGGCAACTACGCGCACTTCATGCCGCTGGGCATGGCGGGCGTCAGCGCGGCCGGGGCCACGCTGTTCTTCTCGTACATCGGCTTCGACGCCGCCTCCACCGCGGGCGAGGAGGCGAAGAACGCTCAGCGCGACCTGCCGCGCGCGATCATGCTGTCGCTCGTCATCGTCACCGCGCTGTACGTACTGGTCGCCGCCGTCGCGGTGGGGGCACAGCCCTGGCGGCGGTTCGGGGACTTCGAGGCCGCGCTGGCGCAGATCATGCGCGATGTCACCGGGCAGTCCTTCTGGGCGACCCTGCTCGCGTTCTGCGCGGTCGTCGCCATCGCGAGCGTCGTGCTGACCGTGCTCTACGGCCAGACGCGCATCCTGTTCGCCATGTCCCGGGACGGCCTGGTGCCCAAGGTGTTCTCCCGCGTGCACCCGAGGACCGGCACGCCCCGCGCCAACACGCTGATCGTGTCCCTGTTCTGCGGGGTCCTCGCCGCCGCGATCCCGCTGGGCCAGTTGGCCGACGCCACCAGCATCGGCACGCTGTTCGCGTTCGCGCTGGTCAATGTGGCCGTCGTGGTGCTGCGCCGGACCCGGCCGGAGATGCCGCGCACCTTCCGGGTGCCGCTGTCGCCGGTGCTGCCCGCCCTGGGCTTCGCCTTCTGCGTGTGGATGATGGGCAGCCTGTCGGCCGTCACCTGGGTGGTCTTCGGTGTCTGGATGGCCGTCGGGCTCGTGTTCTACTTCGTGTACGGCCAACGCCGCTCCCGACTCGCCACACCCGCACCAGCTGAGAAGTGA
- a CDS encoding Lrp/AsnC family transcriptional regulator, with translation MLNDLDERIVHALAEDARRSYADIGHLVGLSAPAVKRRVDRLRATGAITGFTVRVDPAALGWETEGFVEIYCRRNTSPETIQRGLERYQEVVAASTVTGEADAVAQVFAADMRHFERVLERIAGEPFVERTKSVLVLSPLLRRFSSGSPT, from the coding sequence GTGCTGAACGATCTCGACGAACGCATCGTGCACGCCCTCGCCGAGGACGCCCGCCGTTCCTACGCGGACATCGGGCACCTGGTCGGTCTGTCCGCGCCCGCCGTGAAGCGGCGCGTGGACCGGCTGCGGGCCACCGGCGCCATCACCGGTTTCACCGTACGGGTGGATCCGGCGGCCCTCGGCTGGGAGACCGAGGGGTTCGTCGAGATCTACTGCCGGCGCAACACCTCGCCGGAGACCATCCAGCGCGGCCTGGAGCGCTACCAGGAGGTCGTCGCCGCCTCCACGGTCACCGGCGAGGCCGACGCGGTCGCCCAGGTCTTCGCCGCCGACATGCGTCACTTCGAGCGGGTCCTGGAGCGGATCGCGGGCGAGCCGTTCGTGGAGCGGACGAAGTCCGTGCTGGTCCTGTCGCCCCTGCTGCGCCGCTTCTCGTCCGGCTCGCCCACCTGA
- a CDS encoding GntR family transcriptional regulator, giving the protein MAARHEEIADELRRAIDREEYTVGARLPAETDLAARYGVSRGTVRQAVAALTAEGLIGSRQGARRVVLASRRSQSFAELRSFAQWARAMGREATGQVVAQQYRPATHEDAVRLQLPLGTEVLHVLRVRGLDGEPVLLERTVYADWISPAVESIEPDCPSVTQRLLDDTGLVFAYGEHVIDAVAASAQDADLLGVRRTSPLLRVRRVTTTHEGRPVEWSDDRYRSDAVSFSVHNSIGNNALARKTAD; this is encoded by the coding sequence ATGGCGGCCCGACACGAGGAGATCGCCGACGAGCTGCGCCGGGCTATCGACCGCGAGGAGTACACGGTGGGCGCCCGGCTGCCCGCCGAGACCGACCTCGCGGCCCGCTACGGAGTCTCTCGCGGGACGGTCCGCCAGGCCGTGGCGGCGCTGACCGCCGAGGGGCTCATCGGCTCCCGCCAGGGCGCCCGGCGGGTGGTGCTGGCCAGCCGTCGCAGCCAGAGCTTCGCGGAGCTGCGCAGCTTCGCCCAGTGGGCGCGGGCCATGGGCCGCGAGGCGACCGGCCAGGTGGTGGCCCAGCAGTACCGTCCGGCGACCCACGAGGACGCCGTCCGCCTCCAACTCCCCCTCGGCACCGAGGTGTTGCACGTCCTGCGGGTGCGCGGTCTGGACGGCGAACCGGTCCTCCTGGAGCGGACGGTCTACGCGGACTGGATCTCCCCCGCCGTCGAGTCGATCGAGCCGGACTGCCCCTCGGTGACCCAGCGCCTGCTGGACGACACCGGGCTGGTCTTCGCCTACGGCGAGCACGTCATCGACGCGGTGGCGGCGAGCGCCCAGGACGCCGACCTCCTCGGTGTCCGCCGCACCAGCCCCCTGCTGAGGGTCCGCCGGGTCACCACGACCCACGAGGGCCGCCCCGTGGAGTGGTCCGACGACCGCTACCGCTCGGACGCCGTGAGCTTCAGCGTGCACAACTCGATCGGCAACAACGCCCTTGCACGCAAGACGGCCGACTGA
- a CDS encoding ABC transporter substrate-binding protein — translation MTVSLPRTAALGVIATLALSACGAAPDNSTTTADGKNAATATSAADFGGLDALVKAAKKEGKLNAIALPRDWANYGALIDGFEKKYGIEIAVENPDGSSQDEINAVTSRKGQDRAPDVLDLGSSFALSAAQQGLLAPYKVASFADIPEGQKDAQARWYNDYGGYISIGCDAKRVKTCPTTFADLLKPQYKGQVALNGNPTKSGSAFGGVYAAALANGGSFDDIQPGLDFFAKLKKNGNYTPVESTPATVEKGETPISIDWDYLNAGYADEFKSKGVDWKVAVPTDGQFSQFYSQAVNKDAPHPAAARLWQEYLYSAEGQNLWLKGYARPVLMTALEKAGTLDKTAAAKLPEVSGTPTFPTEDQQSKAKTVLGQGWAKAVSG, via the coding sequence GTGACCGTGTCCCTGCCGAGAACCGCAGCCCTCGGTGTCATCGCCACCCTCGCCCTGAGCGCCTGTGGCGCCGCCCCCGACAACTCCACGACCACCGCCGACGGCAAGAACGCCGCCACGGCCACCTCCGCCGCCGACTTCGGGGGCCTCGACGCCCTGGTGAAGGCCGCGAAGAAGGAGGGCAAGCTCAACGCCATCGCCCTGCCCCGCGACTGGGCCAACTACGGCGCCCTCATCGACGGCTTCGAGAAGAAGTACGGCATCGAGATCGCCGTGGAGAACCCGGACGGCTCCAGCCAGGACGAGATCAACGCCGTGACCTCCCGCAAGGGCCAGGACCGCGCGCCGGACGTCCTCGACCTCGGCAGCTCCTTCGCCCTGAGCGCCGCCCAGCAGGGGCTGCTCGCGCCGTACAAGGTCGCCTCGTTCGCCGACATCCCCGAGGGCCAGAAGGACGCGCAGGCCCGCTGGTACAACGACTACGGCGGCTACATCTCCATCGGCTGCGACGCCAAGCGCGTCAAGACCTGCCCCACCACCTTCGCCGACCTGCTCAAGCCGCAGTACAAGGGCCAGGTCGCCCTCAACGGCAACCCCACCAAGTCCGGCTCCGCCTTCGGCGGCGTCTACGCGGCGGCGCTCGCGAACGGCGGCTCCTTCGACGACATCCAGCCCGGCCTCGACTTCTTCGCCAAGCTGAAGAAGAACGGCAACTACACGCCCGTCGAGTCCACCCCGGCCACCGTCGAGAAGGGTGAGACCCCGATCAGCATCGACTGGGACTACCTCAACGCCGGATACGCCGACGAGTTCAAGTCCAAGGGCGTCGACTGGAAGGTCGCCGTCCCGACCGACGGTCAGTTCTCCCAGTTCTACTCCCAGGCCGTCAACAAGGACGCCCCGCACCCGGCGGCCGCCCGGCTGTGGCAGGAGTACCTCTACAGCGCCGAGGGCCAGAACCTCTGGCTCAAGGGCTACGCCCGCCCGGTTCTGATGACCGCCCTGGAGAAGGCCGGCACCCTCGACAAGACGGCCGCCGCCAAGCTGCCCGAGGTCTCCGGCACGCCGACCTTCCCGACCGAGGACCAGCAGAGCAAGGCCAAGACGGTGCTCGGCCAGGGCTGGGCGAAGGCCGTCTCCGGATGA
- a CDS encoding ABC transporter permease: MTATAVRVDSAPTAAVKRRRRSLGWLAVVPLLVFTALAFGLPALAMLDGAFTVKDPADGATAYTTANLTASLQGAYLTALLGSVKLSAVSAALGALLGLPLAQAVVTSRFRALREAVLTASGVLANFGGVPLAFAFVATLGNAGVLTRHLGLADKGWDLYSFWGLVIVYLYFLIPLMVLTITPALEGLRTQWREAAQNNGATPVQYWRHVALPVLLPSLLGGLVLLFGSAFAAYATAAAMVGSSIPLVTLQIADAISGNVLVGQENVALALSLDMVLVAGLVMAVYLPLQRRSARWLA, from the coding sequence ATGACGGCCACCGCCGTACGGGTCGACTCGGCGCCCACCGCTGCGGTGAAGCGGCGGCGCCGGTCGCTCGGCTGGCTCGCCGTCGTCCCGCTGCTCGTCTTCACCGCGCTCGCCTTCGGGCTGCCCGCCCTGGCCATGCTCGACGGCGCGTTCACCGTCAAGGACCCGGCCGACGGGGCCACCGCGTACACCACCGCCAATCTGACGGCCTCGCTGCAGGGGGCGTATCTGACCGCCCTGCTCGGCAGCGTGAAGCTGTCGGCCGTCTCCGCCGCCCTCGGCGCGCTGCTCGGGCTCCCGCTGGCCCAGGCCGTCGTCACCTCCCGCTTCCGCGCCCTGCGCGAGGCCGTGCTCACCGCGTCCGGCGTCCTCGCCAACTTCGGCGGCGTCCCGCTGGCCTTCGCCTTCGTCGCCACCCTCGGCAACGCGGGCGTCCTCACCCGCCATCTGGGCCTCGCCGACAAGGGCTGGGACCTCTACAGCTTCTGGGGCCTGGTGATCGTCTACCTGTACTTCCTGATCCCGCTGATGGTCCTCACCATCACCCCGGCCCTGGAGGGCCTGCGCACCCAGTGGCGCGAGGCCGCCCAGAACAACGGCGCGACCCCCGTGCAGTACTGGCGGCACGTGGCCCTGCCCGTGCTGCTGCCCTCACTGCTCGGCGGGCTCGTGCTGCTGTTCGGCAGCGCCTTCGCGGCCTACGCCACCGCCGCCGCGATGGTCGGCAGCTCCATCCCGCTGGTCACCCTCCAGATCGCCGACGCCATCTCCGGCAACGTCCTGGTCGGCCAGGAGAACGTGGCGCTCGCCCTCAGCCTCGACATGGTCCTGGTCGCCGGGCTGGTCATGGCCGTGTACCTGCCCCTGCAACGGAGGAGCGCGCGATGGCTCGCCTGA